The nucleotide sequence TTTATTTGGGCGGCGGTCCGCCCGGCGCGCCGCTCATGAAGACGGCCTGGACCCGGATCTTGCCGCCGCGGACGAGGAATTCCTCGGTCGCATGGACCGGGCCCATTTCCCACGTTACGAAGCCGACATCGCCTTCTTCCCAGACTTTGGTGACCTTCATCGGCGGCGGACCTGAAGGTGCCGGCTTACCTCCCGCGTCGGCCCGGCCCGCGCCTCCACCACCCATCATCTGCGCATAAAAGGCGCGGATCGCATCCTTGCCGTCGAGAATCCGGCCCTGCTGCAGGACCACCGCATCGTCGGCATAATCGGCAACGATGGCATCGACATCGCCCCCGGCGTCGATGTGACGCTGCACCACCTCCGCCGGCGAAAGGTCGGCAGCCAAGGCAGGCGAGGCCAGCGCCAAACAAGCGAGCAGGGTCAACGGCACACGGATCATCGCGGTTCTCTCCCAATCTATTCGATAGGAGACTAACGAATGCCGCGCGCTCGCGACAGGGTTTATTCGGCTTCGAGCGCGGCCTGCTTTTCGGCAGCGAGGCGGTCGAGCTCGGCGCGGCTCTTCTTTTCGGCAGCGGTCTTGAGCTGGCCGCACGCGGCGTCGATGTCGCGCCCGCGCGGGGTGCGCACCGGCGCGGAAATGCCGGCTTCGAAGACGATGGTCGAAAAACTCCGGATCCGTTCCGGGCTCGAACAGTCGTAAGGCGCGCCGGGCCAGGGGTTGAAGGGGATCAGGTTGACCTTGGCGGGCAGATTGTACTTCTTGAGCAGCCGCACCAGTTCGTGGGCGTCTTCGTCGCTGTCGTTCTTATCCTTGAGCATGACGTATTCGAAAGTGATGCGCCGGGCGTTGGAGGCTCCGGGGTAGTCGGCGCAGGCCTGCAGCAGTTCCTCGATGCCGTACTTGCGATTGATCGGAACGATTTCGTCGCGCACGTCCTTGGTCACCGCGTGGAGCGACACTGCGAGGTTGGTGCCGATTTCCTCCCCGCAGCGCGCCATCATCGGCACCACGCCGCTGGTCGAAAGCGTGATGCGGCGCTTCGACAGGGCAAGGCCGTCGCCGTCCATCACCAGCTTGAGCGCGTCGCGGACGTTATCGAAATTGTACAGCGGCTCGCCCATGCCCATCATTACGATGTTGGTCAGCAAGCGGCCGTCGGCAGTATATTCGGCCTCGTCCTCGACTTCGGCGAAATCCATCTTGCCTTTGGGCCATTCGCCCAGCGCGTCGCGCGCCAGCATGACCTGGCCGACGATCTCGCCCGCGGTCAGGTTGCGCACCAGCCGCATCGTGCCGGTATGGCAGAACCTGCAGTTGAGCGTGCAGCCGACCTGGCTGGAAACGCACAGCGTGCCGCGGTCGGCATCGGGGATGAAGACCATTTCGAAATCATGCCCGTCGGCGGTGCGCAGCAGCCACTTGCGCGTTCCGTCGCTCGAATGCTGCGACTCGATGATCGCGGGGCGACCGATCACGAACCGTTCGGCCATCCATGGGCGCATCGCCTTGGAGATGTCGGTCATTGCCGCGAAATCGGTTACGCCGCGGTGATAGAGCCAGTGGAACACCTGTTTGGAACGCAGCCTGGCCTGTTTTTTGTCCAGGCCGGCCTCGCCGAACAGTTCGCTCAAGCGCTGCATCGACAGGCCAATGACGTCGATCCGGCCGTCCTCGCGCGGCGTGATGTCGCGTGCGACGGGGACCGGATCGATCTGTCCGGGTATCGGCATAAGGGCAGTGTCGGCCATTGCGTGGCGGATATAGGGTGAGGCGCATCAAAGGGCAAAGTCTGTCGGCGAACCGTGCTGCGCTGCGGCATGAGCTGCCCCACGGGCGCGGCCCAGGCGCGCTAAGCCCGAAATGCGTTATTCGGTTCCTGTCGCTTGCCGCACGCCCGGCCCATCTCATCGGCTCAGGTGTTGCCCAAAAACATCAAAATTTTCGTTGTCCTGTGTTCATGAAACCGGACGCCTGCGGAACCATTCTCGTGGTCCGCGTCGCAGGAATTCGGGCGCGTTTGAAAATGAAGAATGGAGTTAGAAAATGAAAAAGGGTCTTGCACTCATCCTCGCCACCGCCGCCACCGCGACGGCTGTTCCCGCCATGGCGCAGGACGCAGGCTTTTCCGGCCCGTGGATCGCAGGCGTCGCCGGATATGACATCAACAAGCCCGGAAGTTCGCAGGTTTCCGCCGTCGATCCCGATCAGGACGTCAATGCAGAAGGTGCGGTCTACGGTGCTGCGGTCGGCTACGACTTCGACATGGGCAACCTGGTGGTCGGTGCCGAAGGCGAACTGACCGATTCAACCGCGGATTCGACCTACGGGAACCCTTACACGACCTTCGGGCTTGGTTCGGTCGATGCGGGCCGCGACCTCTACGCCGGCGCGCGCGTCGGCTACAAGATGTCGCCGACCACAATGCTCTATGCCAAGGGCGGTTATACCAATGCCCGCTTCAACTACATCGGGACCGATGGGACGACGGAGTATAGCCGGCATCTCGACACAGACGGCTATCGTCTGGGTGCCGGCGTCGAGCACAAGTTCGGCTCAATGGCCTTCGGCAAGCTCGAATACCGCTATTCGAACTACAAGAAGGGCGAGGTCGACTTCGAGGCGAGCGGCGTTGCCGATTCCGATCGGTTCGACATCGACACCGACCGTCACCAGGTGGTGGCCAGCGTCGGCGTTCGCTTCTGATCGAAGCAAGGCGCTTTGAGATTGGGCGGGCCGGGGAGCGATCCCCGGCCCGTCTTATATTGCTTATCGGATGCGGGCGCAGCCGACGGTCGCCGCGTCCATCGCCGTCGCGACGCCCTCGAGGCTGAACCGGTCGGTAAAGCGCCGGCCGCGGCTGTCCGTCGCCGAGAGGCTCATGGCCGATGCCGAGCGCATCGCCGCAACGATCGCCGCGTCGGCCTTGCGGTCGGGCGCCCAGGCATCGACGCCGCCCCCCGTCAGCTCAAAACGCTGCCCGCTGATCGCCAGCGACAGACGCGGGTTGTCGGCCAGTTCGCGCGAGAGGCGGAAGTGGATCTGCCCGCGAACGCCCTGCTTGGGCCAGGTGGCGACGTCGACATAGGCCGGAAAGGCGCTGCCGTTCTTCGCCGCCGCCGATATCGCATAGCAGCGCGGCACCTCGGCATCCCGGAACGCGGCCCACTGTTCGAACACGCCGAGGTCGTCCTTCGCCGCGAGCGGAGCCGCCATGGCGACGCACGCAATACTTCCTGCCAGCCGCACCGAGCCCGAAAATAGCCGGATTGCTGCGGGTTTGCGAGCGGGGAGGCGATACGATCGCATCGATCGCGACATAGGAGGCTTGTCCCTTACCCAGCGCAAAAATTGCTCGATCAGCAAGCGAAAGGGGGAAAGGCAGCTCATGCGCAGCGTCCTTAGCACTTGAGATTCGCCGCGACCTAGCACGAACGTCCAGTGGGGTATCTTGCCCATCGATCGCTGAAACACGGCAAACGGCATTAGCGGGATGAACGCGGTAACGTCTTGAAACGATCTTAACTGGCGGAATTCTAAGCCGTTCTCATAGCGGAACAGGAGATGATTGCGTGGCCGGTTGCAGTGGATGTCGGGAGGGGCGGACGCTTCCGTTCGAGATCAGCGTGGCGTTTCAGCCGATCGTCGACCTCGAGAGCGGCGCGCCATACGCCTATGAAGCGCTCGTGCGCGGCAGCCAGGGCGAGAGCGCGGGCTGGGTGCTCGACCAAGTCAGCGAAGACAATCGCTATACGTTCGATCAGGCCTGCCGGGTGGCCGCGATCGAAGGCGCGGTGGCAGCCGGGATTCTGGAGACCGACGCCCGTCTGTCGATCAACTTCCTGCCCAACGCAGTCTATTCGCCGATGGCCTGCATTCAGCTCACGCTGGCGACCGCGCGCGCGACGGGACTGCCGCCGGAACGGCTGATTTTCGAGTTCACCGAACACGAGCAGGTGGATCCCCAGCACGTGATCGGAATTCTCGAGGCTTATCGGACGCTCGGCTTCACCACCGCTATCGACGATTTCGGCGCCGGTCATTCTGGACTCGGGTTGCTGGCGGAGTTCCAGCCGGACCTGATCAAGCTGGACATGGAGTTGATCCGCGGAATCGACGTCTC is from Croceibacterium aestuarii and encodes:
- a CDS encoding nuclear transport factor 2 family protein encodes the protein MIRVPLTLLACLALASPALAADLSPAEVVQRHIDAGGDVDAIVADYADDAVVLQQGRILDGKDAIRAFYAQMMGGGGAGRADAGGKPAPSGPPPMKVTKVWEEGDVGFVTWEMGPVHATEEFLVRGGKIRVQAVFMSGAPGGPPPK
- the rlmN gene encoding 23S rRNA (adenine(2503)-C(2))-methyltransferase RlmN, translated to MADTALMPIPGQIDPVPVARDITPREDGRIDVIGLSMQRLSELFGEAGLDKKQARLRSKQVFHWLYHRGVTDFAAMTDISKAMRPWMAERFVIGRPAIIESQHSSDGTRKWLLRTADGHDFEMVFIPDADRGTLCVSSQVGCTLNCRFCHTGTMRLVRNLTAGEIVGQVMLARDALGEWPKGKMDFAEVEDEAEYTADGRLLTNIVMMGMGEPLYNFDNVRDALKLVMDGDGLALSKRRITLSTSGVVPMMARCGEEIGTNLAVSLHAVTKDVRDEIVPINRKYGIEELLQACADYPGASNARRITFEYVMLKDKNDSDEDAHELVRLLKKYNLPAKVNLIPFNPWPGAPYDCSSPERIRSFSTIVFEAGISAPVRTPRGRDIDAACGQLKTAAEKKSRAELDRLAAEKQAALEAE
- a CDS encoding outer membrane protein, which encodes MKKGLALILATAATATAVPAMAQDAGFSGPWIAGVAGYDINKPGSSQVSAVDPDQDVNAEGAVYGAAVGYDFDMGNLVVGAEGELTDSTADSTYGNPYTTFGLGSVDAGRDLYAGARVGYKMSPTTMLYAKGGYTNARFNYIGTDGTTEYSRHLDTDGYRLGAGVEHKFGSMAFGKLEYRYSNYKKGEVDFEASGVADSDRFDIDTDRHQVVASVGVRF
- a CDS encoding invasion associated locus B family protein, whose amino-acid sequence is MAAPLAAKDDLGVFEQWAAFRDAEVPRCYAISAAAKNGSAFPAYVDVATWPKQGVRGQIHFRLSRELADNPRLSLAISGQRFELTGGGVDAWAPDRKADAAIVAAMRSASAMSLSATDSRGRRFTDRFSLEGVATAMDAATVGCARIR
- a CDS encoding EAL domain-containing protein translates to MAGCSGCREGRTLPFEISVAFQPIVDLESGAPYAYEALVRGSQGESAGWVLDQVSEDNRYTFDQACRVAAIEGAVAAGILETDARLSINFLPNAVYSPMACIQLTLATARATGLPPERLIFEFTEHEQVDPQHVIGILEAYRTLGFTTAIDDFGAGHSGLGLLAEFQPDLIKLDMELIRGIDVSPPRRMIVDATVRLCADMGLTVIAEGIETEGELSALRDLGVRYVQGFHLARPGWRECQDALRAAA